A genomic segment from Clostridium pasteurianum BC1 encodes:
- a CDS encoding superoxide dismutase has protein sequence MYNIKPKTFDFKSVNGISAKQLDEHYKLYVGYVNTLNKIWNIPYIPENYTDSNSTYSNMRSLKLGETYSLDGVKLHQLYFQNMTGGNNTPSGPLLNAIIDQFSSYDRFISYLTNVGLSMRGWAILAIDSIDNKFHIIGSDLHDTGAVWLSYPLLVMDVYEHAYFMDFGTDKRKYISTFINNINWGVLNNRFANYVSSLQINNMNANMKRYSPYPFEFHY, from the coding sequence TTGTATAACATAAAACCTAAAACTTTCGATTTTAAATCAGTTAATGGAATCTCAGCTAAACAATTAGATGAACATTATAAATTATATGTAGGATACGTAAATACATTAAATAAAATTTGGAATATACCCTATATACCTGAAAATTATACTGATAGCAATTCAACTTATTCAAATATGCGTAGTTTAAAGCTTGGAGAAACCTATTCTTTAGATGGTGTAAAACTTCATCAACTTTATTTTCAGAACATGACAGGAGGCAATAATACCCCTTCTGGCCCATTATTAAATGCTATAATAGATCAGTTTTCTTCCTATGACAGATTTATATCTTATCTCACAAATGTAGGGTTGTCTATGAGGGGATGGGCTATTCTTGCTATTGATTCTATAGATAATAAATTTCACATAATAGGCAGTGATTTACATGATACTGGTGCTGTATGGCTTTCTTATCCATTATTAGTTATGGATGTTTATGAGCATGCATATTTTATGGATTTTGGAACAGATAAGAGAAAGTATATATCTACTTTTATTAACAATATAAATTGGGGAGTTTTAAATAACAGATTTGCAAATTATGTTTCCTCCCTGCAAATTAATAACATGAATGCGAATATGAAACGATATAGTCCTTACCCTTTTGAATTTCATTATTAA